One part of the Plasmodium berghei ANKA genome assembly, chromosome: 2 genome encodes these proteins:
- a CDS encoding vacuolar protein sorting-associated protein 51, putative, producing MINNLSRERKKSVRYLLNEYYNIENENKEIVTDLKITNVIGNAVKEYVSNTKVRKDTNDRVIDDKIINDKAINEGNRMNCLNFDNVETLNEMDELNKKSSEFNANIYFRKLLENSSLDDLINKSKKIEKEIKQNDNSIQSIVYENYNKFIYAEDIIVLVKNNFKKVKDKINLINQHIDYIDTSFKKTNKNISIEIEQVENIIQIKKLLKNINIIMQTPKEMFSLILKKKYIKALKLFIELIPFLYQNKHIIPFICLYMDCKHLENIACSLYFKFLHNSVPNITSENGKENKISNTTFFGENLKDLFQKLCSSIIPNNKLGYCFEVILSFGKDIKLMRNLFIQNRIIALKYLLCNIFNLGNYFHENDNNNSNKMEGIKNDDKFEENNFIFLENNYNIEKSKLNLKIFENIIQLVYEHLLPYFFEIIDNYENVFIKNENNSKEFTHSIYYTSKLISELNEQVKKKKKKIETNIKQLTKSRMIYDDNIEENEKKKKKKNDETTILMDENIYHELKEMWNVNCDKELIIILAKGFFRTLLNLKIDLLYLYNPSVEIIVFYLKKLINNVNEKEKEMKIQEKKLSGILSPILNTYIKKMLYTITKHNFYKLCYKNNLNFINFYNMCNNNDIYFIVENKNELHHKILLNLCLEIIDLKIFFEEIKQVSFDFFIKNIINFVTIYFIFLNNFLNFFIKQFVCVYNRIKDNENGNIDDNFEGFSELEFIYEHDLFKYNNIYSINCELDEIQNVEKEMNIHKQLSNYFYNSVNINNREIQNILKKLKKKLNIDYKEFIAKIVDENVSKLKKKKKIKEIYFLLALISIFNNFKKEGISKIFTILLNIYSESNNLVKGNKKLYFCDNLESIFYKDVYPFNLKNDKNMKDESKNSICDKIDEVLKKKNCKNINSNSNLDKNNEITVLDNSFCNDFQKKEIQQTIVDTKYVWNDENYLEKIKNKNLDKNQGQSLDGVSVLYTKDSENMEKNCEKNKHFNDSNKSFENKDNESDWREGTTDISENEIIKKEKWTKSIKKFAKNIFQNKCNELVNIYIFYYVNKMSNNIELCLEKWGKNIEERNNMISSSFLYVLKNVNNIYFTLNLILGGNKTKDINKQAYFEEICKKIKKEIKQINKIMFKEDNSNNVIDNNSNHFKSINILSPNIEQLNEVNIKENRNLEMYIYKLYIAKMKNYKKNIKLETKQVIFIIIKILFKNYIEFIRNMHINEYIFKNLKIDFVFYFYFLKHYISKDDENLLFVILNDVLISAIERLNKQVSSNLPNVYPTYLLDTCYYKIDKNIDLIQNKIMMK from the coding sequence atgaTTAACAATTTATCTAGGGAAAGGAAAAAGAGTGTTAGATATTTActaaatgaatattataacatagaaaatgaaaataaagaaattgtAACAGATTTGAAAATTACAAATGTGATTGGAAATGCTGTGAAGGAATATGTATCCAATACGAAAGTTCGAAAAGATACAAATGACAGAGTTATAGAtgacaaaattataaatgaCAAAGCTATAAATGAAGGGAATAGAATGAATTGTCttaattttgataatgTTGAAACTCTGAACGAAATGgatgaattaaataaaaaaagtagcGAATTTaatgcaaatatatattttcgtAAATTGCTAGAAAATAGTAGTCTTGAcgatttaataaataaatccaaaaaaattgaaaaggaaataaaacaaaatgacAATTCGATACAATCTATTGTATATGAAAactataataaatttatatatgcagaagatataatagttttagtaaaaaataacttcAAAAAAGTAAAggacaaaataaatttaataaatcaaCATATAGATTATATAGATACTagctttaaaaaaacaaataaaaatatttctattGAAATTGAACAagtagaaaatataattcaaataaaaaaattattaaaaaatataaacattatTATGCAAACCCCAAAAGAAATGTTTTCTTTaattcttaaaaaaaagtatattaaagcattaaaattatttatagaacttattccatttttatatcaaaataaacatattattcCATTTATTTGTCTATATATGGATTGCAAACATTTGGAAAACATTGCATGTTCGTTATATTTCAAATTTCTTCACAATAGCGTCCCAAACATTACCTCTGAAAATGggaaagaaaataaaatttctaACACAACCTTTTTTGGAGAAAATTTGAAAgatttatttcaaaaattatgttCAAGTATTATACccaataataaattagGATATTGTTTTGAAGTTATCCTTTCTTTTGgaaaagatataaaattgatgagaaatttatttattcaaaatagAATAATTgctttaaaatatttgttatgtaatatatttaacttaggaaattattttcatgaaaatgataataataattctaaCAAAATGGAgggtataaaaaatgatgataagtttgaagaaaataattttatatttttagagaataattataatattgaaaaatccaaattaaatttgaaaatatttgagAATATTATCCAATTAGTGTATGAACATTTATtaccatatttttttgaaattatagataattatgaaaatgtttttataaaaaatgaaaataatagcaAAGAATTTACACATtcaatttattatacaaGTAAATTAATATCTGAATTAAATGAGcaagtgaaaaaaaaaaaaaaaaaaattgaaacaAACATAAAACAGTTAACAAAATCTAGAATGAtatatgatgataatattgaagaaaatgaaaaaaaaaaaaaaaaaaaaaatgatgaaactACAATATTAATggatgaaaatatttatcatgaattaaaagaaatgtGGAATGTTAATTGTGATAAAGAacttattataattttagcAAAAGGTTTTTTTCGAACTTTattgaatttaaaaatagatttattatatttatataatccaTCTGTAGAAattattgtattttatttaaaaaaattaataaataatgtaaatgaaaaagaaaaagaaatgaaaattcaagaaaaaaaattgtctGGTATTTTATCACCTATTTTAAATacatacataaaaaaaatgttatatacaattacgaaacataatttttataaattatgttataaaaataatttaaattttataaatttttataatatgtgtaataataatgatatttattttatagttgaaaataaaaatgaattacatcataaaattttgttaaatcTTTGTTTGGAAATTATagatttgaaaatattttttgaagaaataaaacaagtatcttttgatttttttataaagaatattataaattttgtgacaatttattttattttcttaaacaattttttaaactttTTCATTAAACAGTTTgtatgtgtatataatcGAATAAAggataatgaaaatggaaatatagATGATAATTTTGAAGGTTTTAGTGAATTagaatttatatatgaacatgatttgtttaaatataataatatatatagtattaaTTGTGAATTGGATGAAATACAAAATgtagaaaaagaaatgaatATACATAAACAATTGtctaattatttttataattctgttaatataaataatagagaaattcaaaatattttaaaaaaattaaaaaaaaaattaaatatagattATAAAGAATTTATTGCTAAAATAGTAGATGAAAATGTAtctaaattaaaaaaaaaaaaaaaaattaaagaaatatattttttattagccttaatatctatatttaataattttaaaaaggaaggaatttcaaaaatatttacaatattattaaacatatatagTGAATCTAACAATTTGGTgaaaggaaataaaaaattatatttttgtgatAATTTAGAAtcgattttttataaagatGTATATccatttaatttaaaaaatgacaaaaatatgaaagATGAAAGTAAAAATTCTATATGTGATAAAATTGATgaagttttaaaaaaaaaaaattgtaaaaatattaattcaaATAGTAATTTAGATAAGAATAACGAAATCACAGTTTTAGACAATTCTTTTTGTAATGATTTTCAGAAAAAGGAAATCCAACAAACAATTGTAGatacaaaatatgtttggaatgatgaaaattatttagagaaaataaagaacAAAAATTTGGATAAAAATCAAGGACAAAGCCTTGATGGTGTTTCAGTTTTGTACACTAAAGATAGCGAAAATATGGAAAAGaattgtgaaaaaaataaacattttaatgattcaaataaaagttttgaaaataaagataacGAAAGTGATTGGAGGGAAGGTACAACTGATATTAGTGAAAAtgagataataaaaaaagaaaaatggacaaaaagtataaaaaaatttgctaaaaatatttttcaaaataaatgtaatgaacttgtaaatatatatatattttattatgtaaataaaatgtctaataatattgaattGTGTTTGGAAAAATggggaaaaaatatagaagaAAGGAATAATATGATTAGTTCAAGTTTTTTgtatgttttaaaaaatgtaaataatatatattttactttaaatttaattttgggaggtaataaaacaaaagatataaataaacaagCATATTTTGAggaaatatgtaaaaaaataaaaaaagaaataaagcaaataaataaaataatgtttaAAGAGgataattcaaataatgtaattgataataatagtaaccattttaaaagtataaatatattatcaccAAATATAGAACAGTTAAATgaagtaaatataaaagaaaatagaaatttagaaatgtacatatataagttatatatagcaaaaatgaaaaattataaaaaaaatataaaacttgAAACTAAACaagttatatttattattataaaaatattatttaagaACTATATCGAATTTATTagaaatatgcatataaatgaatatatatttaaaaatttaaagatTGATTTTGtattctatttttattttttaaaacattatatatCTAAAGATGATGAAAATCTGTTATTTGTTATCCTTAATGATGTTTTAATAAGTGCAATTGAAAGGCTAAACAAACAAGTTAGCTCTAACCTTCCAAACGTTTATCCAACTTATTTATTGGATACttgttattataaaatagacaaaaatattgatttaatccaaaataaaattatgatgaaataa
- a CDS encoding vacuolar protein sorting-associated protein VTA1, putative, whose product MEENMEKNKKGEKPNMKQIKFILKKSEELEKKHSLVSFLCVLYVSEKLNDYVKNNYSDIEAKDLLLNCVKKAEEIRPSFDLIDYSKLADLCKQLFLAADKNDRTDEITNKTIHMFFTAQIFYEILNHFQALNNDEKKKYLYAKYKTIYIKKCFDNNIKPEPGSPKAELEQDTSEKLYEEMPINQENKKEDIEKEKSDEENKWVKDDILWGAEENYLFSKNEDSNLLSNNTDNNKIGENNKNGKYVDISQSLKHSQYATNALMFEDVVTAKKELKIALSYLE is encoded by the exons atggaggaaaatatggaaaaaaataagaaaggAGAAAAACCAAACATGAAACAAATTaagtttattttaaaaaaatcagaagaacttgaaaaaaaacattcattag TTTCTTTCCTATGCGTTCTATACGTTTCTGAGAAATTAAACgattatgtaaaaaataactacAGTGACATAg AGGCAAAAGATCTTTTATTAAACTGTGTGAAGAAAGCTGAAGAAATTAGACCATCTTTTGATTTGATCGATTATAGCAAATTAGCTGATTTGTGTAAAC aattatttttagcaGCTGATAAAAATGATCGAACTGATGAAATAACAAACAAAACAATACATATGTTTTTCACTGcgcaaatattttatgaaatattaaatcaCTTTCAAgcattaaataatgatgaaaaaaaaaaatatttatatgctaaatataaaacaatttatataaagaaatgttttgataataatataaaaccTGAGCCTGGGTCGCCAAAAGCAGAACTAGAACAAGACACATCAGAAA AATTATATGAGGAAATGCCAATAAACcaagaaaacaaaaaagaaGACATAGAAAAAGAGAAAAGTGATGAAGAAAACAAATGGGTAAAAGATGATATTCTTTGGGGTGCagaagaaaattatttattttcaaaaaatgaagattcAAATTTGTTATCTAATAATacagataataataaaatag gtgaaaacaataaaaatgggAAATATGTAGATATTTCTCAAAGCCTGAAGCACTCTCAATATGCTACAAATG CTTTAATGTTCGAAGATGTAGTTACAGCAAAGAAGGAATTAAAGATTGCCTTGTCATATTTGGAATAG
- a CDS encoding nucleoside transporter 4, putative: MEYNKLEKSEEHKIKIMFFLIGVLLTLPSHVIVNISFLINQIYNEEIFVTIMGIISGCMIIASAFQLLIEITSFISIIVSNILNIINMGLLLTLLCVCKASKYYIYGMCGIIGLFIGYLYSSCTKYSLLVDLKVNGFLVTGISFSALFVFTINTIISYFIIEDGNIESYYNTIFRSFVTILIIECCILSVIFYIQYNSRFFQDQKKKIEFPTYKYASKPLNDVEKGKKYMNRNNNYTHDRNTKFMKNFKSLFNFSNIIDGAKLIKHYYICLIPISFSILVTFIIYPHILPNKLEKGVAINYMLMLMYQASDFIFIFLVTIYAHGLKFFKQIYVLILCLSRSLLVVLSIKIKNLKEGDFMYTTGFISFIVILLGSTNGSLINMSYERINDCFKNSSNKEKKVALASSFCALSLLTSYAISPWICHAVINL, translated from the exons atggaatataATAAGTTGGAAAAGAGTGAAgaacataaaataaaaattatgttcTTTTTGATAGGGGTATTATTAACGTTACCTTCACATGTTATagttaatatatcatttttaattaaccAAATATACaatgaagaaatatttGTCACAATTATGGGAATAATATCAGGATGTATGATTATAGCATCTGCATTTCAATTATTAATAGAAATAACATCATTTATATCAATAATTGTCagtaatattttaaatataattaacaTGGGGTTATTGCTAACACTTTTATGTGTTTGTAAAGcatcaaaatattatatatatggtaTGTGTGGTATAATTGGTTTATTCATTggatatttatattcatcatgcacaaaatattctttattaGTTGATTTAAAAGTAAATGGATTTTTAGTTACAGGAATTAGTTTTAGCgcattatttgtttttactATTAACACAATAATatcttattttataattgaaGATGGTAATATCGAATCATATTATAACACTATTTTTCGATCTTTTGttacaattttaataatcGAATGTTGTATACTATCggttatattttatatacaatataattCTAGATTTTTCCAagatcaaaaaaaaaaaattgaatttCCAACATACAAATATGCAAGTAAACCACTAAATGATGTAGaaaagggaaaaaaatatatgaacagaaataataattatacacATGATagaaatacaaaatttatgaaaaattttaaaagtctatttaatttttcaaatataattgatggtgcaaaattaattaaacattattatatttgctTAATACCCATAAGTTTTTCTATTTTAgttacttttattatttatccACACATAC TTCCGAACAAGTTAGAAAAAGGAGTTGCCATAAATTATATGCTTATGTTAATGTATCAAGCCAGTgactttatatttatttttttagtgaCAATATATGCTCACggtttaaaattttttaaacaaatatatgttttaatattatgttTAAGCAGATCATTATTAGTAGTTTTGtctattaaaataaagaatttaAAAGAAGGCGATTTTATGTATACAACTGGATTTATATCCTTTATAGTAATTTTGTTAGGATCTACAAATGGGTCTTTAATTAATATGAGTTATGAAAGAATAAATGATTGCTTTAAAAATTCGAGtaacaaagaaaaaaaggTTGCATTGGCTTCCTCATTTTGTGCTTTATCGCTTTTGACAAGTTATGCAATATCCCCTTGGATTTGCCATGCGgttataaatttatga